In Colletotrichum higginsianum IMI 349063 chromosome 1, whole genome shotgun sequence, one genomic interval encodes:
- a CDS encoding Transcriptional corepressor of histone genes — translation MVCRVPYSKHPLTRIKLIVAQPAFQPINVELEENSDDEVDTTRELHVDEALKRFQNALKLHAQGPRFFDEAADAYDDLFKSEIFKYPEAVTEYERAERQPQHLITDPALAADLDLQVAEVDTVGSSLPQAFFLAHKNRGQFLLDRTRHAARTLGNDAPVYFEKDEALQNMHNALIDFNAALDRDPSDAELWRRTARVAASLKSSRINRYCLEAAIELDDDPTVLEVEPPSLAEGFAGQQLKDQLRLLADEIALSHPIMGPWVKRDMPDFIKRHIDPIPFLPNPIKEFGSARTVVEEVGATRLTLACSTASWADLGMALVQFILERGQTSRAVVIELPETDDDEDVVMESQPEQDSQPNGFDSKDSDEAATKEAKFADASKAESAGAVPRDTPKPPENSRKGRGSSQSARKRSQSAAGIPDGQEEESLVEKRSKRIRRRETAAAEEMIDPSAVLASQLAPYQAADQNLFQATKNMLENIGVTDQATLDRISQVLDSLASEERAASIKNQATADLRNAIVSFNEESAKVLLNKQAQASLSLSSFLEHAKGGSQKLSVIPPFKETQGITAFVRRVNSSWMTAQEVAYEWVKAICPSYLEAKWSDAMKTAVVQVVSRFDQDILLAINYDLECAKRSNEAEKDFGFIKSIVEMLFEIHLDVYERITNPNSVVDYSIRVEAKGRLGRWLDMASALLREATQKGNEGLTARFLWAAIFSTTLTENASREYILQCWTSLRDFLSEGDFEQLHLPNNPVIPEVSEAAADREISKLTTMDFFLGLFQDNVSDPVAVIDNLEPVLNPGSVYVPVSSAETTPVEGDSSSGRSKTQKVPIKECASQSLQDLWRFLLGTSTELRLFLWTRLSDAYASIKYSTKQFSCQLKAIEMLTADLESDGYLKNPVETRPPLLLKMLKSLDELLVTALSLALNDSSAYDIVDDDHLKSTASALAKMSCMLHAAAMHDDEIRIGMARVPPSSPSFQPFLNKLREIQVRVWCLQYTVIKVGVNQNPTLFPNPEMELADFLSAIHQVVGLRKCCKASNKIFLKMMRVELLKFKKIENWEDYLGQVLYDLHGLKLGVGAGEVQDHGCPPEKLEKRNAMHLVDKITVLARRMPRKDLLKSDLKTTIEHMQGAIGQTKSTPQMIHNLRNFTEYLKRPIHPLRLYQALNGGVQLDVVAVNTPESALAKHGWFFLLGMIALTRFKQVDLSKRQTPGATDDLRLAATFLRLQLQFTPDKWDAWFRLAECFDYELDEAVLWSADKMNKERGELLKFQRNSIHCYTLALSNSWEVDIDDEDEDPLYELYHNFAMRLYASSREPLAMEPFQHADLERFFIEPLGTGTFQRVVHDQMQDYKVWKYAAGLFKRAMRRKPQDWRNPYMLTKCLWKMYQKPVEQLSQKDRETRPTVEYLISALEHAVEVVSAVPKSRNSDPILEPHYKIVSIVYKLVVRGDLKPQEGADILSRQPFGMELGDDITLDDNEDWEEYVIRNLHHLRDKDKSNWQHRIIMRHARLLFDEDGESPELVQAKAAFNVLRESMFTKTMVMNVWKCDAERPGRHHVYTSQYIRFMVKILVVMNDRVNLEMVLRRLRKKGADFYHFSDLWQMCSMAYLRLLRQGFQVPPTLDDPFKSTSLEELEIMADRITEWAGGPSTDIPAFNCLKETIELKKLNGGLMKAGAIDDLINDCYIIIYQEIGPSLPGPEPHEVLEARARARAREEADGGLELKPSSSLGNLFNTSAAQDSGANGEGDKTAAPEAAPRRRAGVRRPDIIRKAEQAFARFGEAPKSSVAPSKSRVGSVSSGRNGTHTPAGDAEEGSDAENQGRAEAGEEGEDTEMKDDTAMEGEDGEEAPAQATAASSPRGSIHDSADDESELSDVPDDWDEQPPPSLMFPNLRKSVDSGRAGENDDSSDGDDEEEEDAEAGEEEEGGEEEEAGEEGAEGEEGEEGEEGEEGEEGEEGEEGEEGEEGEEGEEGEEGEEGEEGEEEGEEGQEDEEGEEGEEGEEGEEGEEEGEEGDEEGEGEEDEEEEAEEDDEEQEAEEAEEQEEGEEVDEDEDE, via the exons ATGGTTTGTCGCGTGCCCTATAGCAAACACCCACTAACAAGGATCAAACTAATCGTCGCGCAGCCGGCCTTCCAACCCATCAACGTAGAGCTCGAGGAGAACAGTGACGATGAGGTCGATACCACCCGCGAGCTTCAT gtcgacgaagccctgAAGCGTTTCCAGAATGCCCTGAAGCTGCATGCTCAGGGTCCTCGCTTCTtcgacgaagccgccgacgcctACGATGATCTCTTTAAATCCGAAATCTTCAAATACCCCGAGGCTGTCACCGAGTACGAGAGGGCAGAGAGACAGCCCCAACACTTGATCACAGATcctgccctcgccgctgACCTGGACCTCCaagtcgccgaggtcgacacCGTCGGCAGCAGTCTTCCCCAGGCCTTCTTTTTGGCACACAAAAACCGCGGTCagttcctcctcgaccgcacccgccacgccgcccgcaCATTAGGAAACGATGCGCCCGTCTACTTCGAGAAAGACGAGGCTCTCCAAAACATGCACAATGCCCTCATCGATTTCaatgccgccctcgaccgtGATCCCTCCGATGCCGAACTGTGGCGCCGCACCGCCCGCGTAGCTGCCTCCCTGAAGAGCTCTAGAATCAACAGATACTGCCTCGAGGCCGCTATCGAACTCGACGATGATCCCACAGTCCTTGAGGTTGAGCCACCATCGCTGGCCGAGGGTTTCGCTGGCCAGCAGCTGAAAGACCAGCTGCGCCTCTTGGCTGACGAGATAGCCTTGTCCCACCCCATCATGGGACCGTGGGTCAAGCGAGACATGCCCGATTTCATCAAGCGGCACATTGATCCCATACCCTTCTTACCGAACCCGATCAAGGAATTTGGGTCCGCCCGCACCGTCGTTGAGGAAGTCGGCGCTACCCGCTTGACATTAGCATGCTCAACGGCATCTTGGGCCGACTTGGGTATGGCGCTCGTCCAATTCATCCTCGAAAGGGGGCAAACAAGCCGGGCTGTCGTCATTGAGCTTCCTGAAAcggacgatgatgaagatgtcGTCATGGAGAGTCAGCCAGAACAGGACAGCCAACCCAACGGCTTCGATTCCAAAGacagcgacgaggccgccacGAAAGAGGCCAAGTTTGCCGATGCCTCAAAGGCCGAGAGTGCCGGCGCTGTGCCCAGGGACACCCCAAAACCTCCAGAGAACAGTCGCAAGGGCCGGGGCAGCTCTCAGTCGGCTAGAAAACGGTCGCAGTCGGCAGCAGGCATCCCcgacggccaagaagaggagagcCTAGTTGAGAAGAGGAGCAAGCGAATCCGACGGCGAGAAACCGCGGCTGCGGAAGAAATGATAGACCCCAGCGCCGTTCTCGCTTCCCAATTAGCACCTTACCAAGCAGCCGACCAGAACCTATTCCAAGCCACCAAGAACATGCTGGAGAATATCGGCGTCACGGACCAAGCCACTTTAGACCGCATTAGCCAAGTGCTGGATTCGCTGGCGTCAGAAGAGCGCGCGGCATCCATCAAGAACCAGGCCACGGCCGACCTCCGCAACGCAATCGTCTCCTTCAACGAGGAAAGCGCTAAAGTCCTGCTCAATAAGCAAGCGCAGGCGTCTTTGAGTCTTTCCTCTTTTCTTGAGCATGCCAAAGGCGGCTCGCAGAAGCTGTCAGTCATCCCGCCTTTCAAAGAGACGCAGGGTATCACTGCTTTTGTGAGGCGGGTCAACTCGTCTTGGATGACCGCCCAAGAGGTTGCATACGAATGGGTCAAGGCCATCTGTCCCAGCTATCTCGAAGCTAAATGGTCAGATGCCATGAAgacggccgtcgtccagGTCGTCAGTCGATTCGATCAGGACATCCTTCTGGCCATCAACTACGACCTTGAGTGCGCAAAACGTTCgaacgaggccgagaaagACTTTGGGTTTATCAAAAGCATCGTGGAGATGCTGTTCGAGATCCATCTCGACGTGTATGAACGAATCACGAATCCTAACAGTGTGGTCGATTACAGCATCCGCGTTGAAGCCAAGGGTCGCTTGGGACGATGGCTGGACATGGCATCGGCTTTGCTTCGCGAGGCTACACAAAAAGGCAACGAGGGCTTGACTGCTCGCTTCCTGTGGGCTGCCATTTTCTCGACAACTCTGACGGAGAATGCCTCAAGGGAGTACATATTGCAATGCTGGACGAGCCTCCGGGACTTTCTCTCGGAAGGAGATTTTGAACAGCTACATCTCCCCAACAATCCCGTGATACCAGAGGTGTCTGAGGCAGCAGCTGACAGGGAAATTTCCAAGCTGACCACCATGGACTTCTTTCTCGGACTTTTCCAGGACAACGTCAGCGATCCTGTTGCCGTCATCGATAACCTTGAGCCTGTCCTCAATCCCGGGTCGGTCTATGTCCCCGTATCGTCGGCCGAAACCACGCCAGTTGAAGGTGATTCCTCGTCAGGCCGCTCCAAGACGCAAAAAGTGCCCATCAAGGAATGCGCGAGCCAAAGCCTCCAAGATCTTTGGAGGTTTCTCTTGGGTACCAGCACGGAACTGCGATTATTTTTGTGGACACGCCTTAGCGATGCCTATGCCAGTATCAAGTATTCCACGAAGCAGTTTTCCTGCCAACTCAAGGCCATTGAGATGCTCACCGCGGACCTGGAGAGCGACGGGTACCTTAAGAACCCAGTGGAAACGAGACCACCGCTGCTGTTGAAGATGCTCAAGTCGCTCGACGAACTGCTGGTTACCGCGCTTTCGCTTGCTCTGAACGACAGCTCTGCCTACGATATTGTCGACGATGATCACTTAAAGTCAACGGCGTCTGCTCTCGCCAAGATGAGCTGCATGCTTCATGCTGCTGCAATGCACGACGATGAAATCCGAATCGGCATGGCTCGCGTGCCACCAAGCAGTCCCTCATTTCAACCGTTCCTGAACAAGCTTCGGGAGATCCAGGTGCGCGTGTGGTGCCTTCAGTACACGGTGATCAAGGTCGGTGTGAATCAGAATCCCACGCTGTTTCCGAACCCAGAAATGGAGCTGGCGGACTTTTTGTCTGCCATTCACCAGGTCGTCGGATTGAGAAAATGCTGCAAGGCCTCGAACAAGATCTTCTTAAAGATGATGCGCGTCGAGCTGCTGAAGTTCAAGAAGATTGAGAATTGGGAAGACTACCTCGGCCAGGTGCTGTATGACCTCCACGGTCTCAAGCTGGGCGTCGGTGCTGGCGAAGTCCAGGACCACGGTTGCCCCCCCGAGAAACTGGAAAAGCGCAATGCTATGCATCTTGTCGACAAGATCACGGTCCTGGCAAGGCGGATGCCCAGGAAGGACCTGCTTAAGTCAGATCTCAAAACGACCATCGAGCACATGCAGGGTGCCATTGGGCAAACAAAGTCGACCCCCCAGATGATCCACAACCTCAGGAACTTCACCGAATACCTCAAGCGACCGATTCACCCCCTCAGACTCTACCAGGCGCTCAATGGGGGTGTCCAGTTGGATGTTGTCGCTGTCAACACCCCCGAGAGCGCCCTGGCGAAGCACGGATGGTTCTTTTTGCTGGGCATGATTGCCTTGACGAGGTTTAAACAGGTGGATCTGAGCAAACGGCAAACACCAGGTGCCACTGACGACTTGCGACTCGCGGCGACATTCTTGCGACTTCAGCTTCAGTTCACTCCAGATAAGTGGGATGCCTGGTTCCGCCTGGCCGAGTGTTTCGACtacgagctcgacgaggcagTCTTGTGGTCAGCCGACAAGATGAACAAGGAGCGAGGGGAATTGCTCAAGTTCCAGCGGAACTCAATCCACTGTTATACCCTTGCGCTGTCTAACTCCTGGGAGGTAGacattgacgacgaggacgaggatcCGTTGTACGAGCTCTACCACAACTTTGCTATGCGCCTGTATGCATCTAGTCGTGAGCCTCTCGCCATGGAACCATTCCAACATGCAGACCTCGAGAGGTTCTTTATTGAACCACTCGGTACTGGGACCTTCCAGAGGGTGGTCCATGACCAGATGCAAGACTACAAGGTTTGGAAATACGCGGCCGGCTTATTCAAGCGGGCCATGAGACGCAAGCCGCAGGACTGGAG GAATCCGTACATGCTCACCAAATGCCTCTGGAAGATGTACCAGAAACCCGTCGAGCAGTTGAGTCAGAAGGACCGTGAGACGCGCCCAACGGTTGAGTATCTGATATCAGCCCTCGAGCATGCAGTCGAGGTTGTGTCTGCTGTGCCCAAGTCGCGGAACAGTGATCCAATCTTGGAGCCGCATTACAAGATTGTCTCCATCGTCTACAAGCTCGTCGTTCGCGGCGACTTGAAGCCTCAGGAGGGTGCTGATATCCTGTCGAGACAACCATTCGGCATGGAGCTCGGTGACGACATCACCCTTGACGATAACGAAGATTGGGAGGAGTACGTCATCAGGAACCTACACCATCTTCGAGACAAAGACAAGTCCAACTGGCAGCACCGTATCATCATGCGTCACGCTCGCCTCCTCTTcgatgaagacggcgagTCGCCCGAGCTTGTTCAGGCCAAGGCTGCCTTCAACGTGCTCCGAGAGTCCATGTTCACAAAAACCATGGTGATGAATGTCTGGAAATGCGACGCTGAACGCCCCGGGCGACACCACGTCTACACTTCACAGTACATCCGATTCATGGTCAAGATTCTGGTCGTTATGAACGACAGGGTGAACCTGGAAATGGTTCTCAGGCGTCTACGGAAAAAGGGCGCCGACTTTTACCATTTTAGCGACTTGTGGCAGATGTGCTCCATGGCGTATCTCAGACTGTTGCGGCAGGGCTTCCAAGTTCCTCCGACGTTGGATGACCCGTTTAAGTCGACGTCACTAGAAGAACTGGAAATCATGGCAGATCGCATCACTGAGTGGGCTGGGGGTCCATCGACGGACATCCCTGCATTCAATTGCTTGAAGGAGACAATCGAGTTGAAGAAGCTCAATGGAGGACTCATGAAAGCTGGGGCCATTGACGATCTCATCAATGACTGCTACATCATCATCTACCAGGAGATCGGTCCTTCGCTGCCGGGCCCAGAACCGCACGAAGTTCTCGAGGCGCGCGCTAGGGCTCGCGCCAGAGAAGAGGCTGACGGTGGGCTCGAACTGAAACCATCAAGTTCGCTGGGTAACCTTTTCAATACATCCGCTGCACAAGATTCGGGGGCGAATGGCGAAGGAGACAAGACGGCGGCCCCGGAGGCAGCCCCAAGACGTAGGGCAGGCGTCCGCAGGCCCGACATCATCCGGAAAGCCGAACAAGCCTTTGCCCGGTTCGGTGAAGCGCCAAAGTCATCGGTTGCGCCATCCAAGTCCCGCGTCGGTTCGGTCTCGAGCGGCAGGAACGGGACGCATACTCCTGCTGGAGATGCTGAAGAGGGCAGTGACGCCGAGAACCAAGGccgggccgaggcgggcgaggagggtgagGACACAGAGATGAAGGATGATACGGCGatggagggcgaggacggcgaagaggcgCCAGCGCAGGCCACAGCAGCATCTAGCCCGCGCGGTAGCATCCACGATTCGGCTGATGACGAAAGTGAGCTCAGCGACGTTCCTGATGACTGGGACGAGCAGCCGCCCCCCTCGCTCATGTTTCCGAACCTCAGGAAAAGTGTGGATTCCGGTCGTGCCGGTGAGAATGATGACTCCagtgacggcgatgacgaggaagaggaagatgctgaggcaggcgaggaagaagagggcggtgaagaggaagaagcaggagaggaaggagcagagggagaagagggagaagagggcgaggagggcgaagaaggtgaagaaggcgaggaaggcgaagaaggcgaggagggcgaggagggcgaagaaggtgaagaaggcgaggaaggcgaggaaggcgaagaaggcgaggaggagggagaagagggtcaggaggacgaagagggtgaggagggtgaagagggtgaggagggtgaagagggtgaggaggagggagaagagggtgatgaggagggagagggagaagaggatgaggaagaagaggcagaagaagatgatgaagagcaagaggccgaagaggcTGAGGAGCaagaagagggcgaagaagttgacgaagacgaggatgagtAG
- a CDS encoding Bud site selection protein has protein sequence MVAPAVPELTEEILHESVDARSESLISLRELGPPDLVHLLKHSTRNPGKQIGVYHHVTGVDASSSASLAAYINTLTYREHGQAAQTKISEGLYCCYNAFSRLDMRVHVTIPGTVESYCVDERGDKRKATDDLWLETYLCSVLRAYSYADDGSGETIRKIMGVRRFNPVTNTETEHRFLNAAEQLFFRGWQLGSDSVVQVPNNVSNHLTAGLLKYFQTTGRYASGINLFEKLRDQNVEVSSLLAKVLFMGNEEVEGVRVLHQALKESPMDYVMLDTQAEFLLKKAQTATTPEQKEERLRLALGCADRSTIAAPSEFGTWARLAQVYVAMEDWENALTILNSCPMFTYQDKDAPQMPEPKDVHLPTLPETRLDEIDSEPESRYSEQVDASLLNLRAAVYKGTFKQAYGILTEMTSKIGWDQLLKIRSTVFVMEDEYRSEKHETSQPQRNPSTDGLRGTPDPTTNGDQSDSEKDDDEDDDEKPKPADTESTAETLATNGQAEGEPVEKPTHAIDPGELKGDAENGAQTDDHLSKLNNKRLCERWLDSLFMVLYEDLRVYTIWRTQMAQYRAQSMQYKKSAEEWEILGSLAERLQHADEAVEAYRACLAARFSPKALTGILRVFEQNKNTRETVASVIRLVTWQYRWYSEFSPELLHTIRTLIEDEGAVKVRSIIQATSLPQEVLDLTHHYAALCATFRSSGTDG, from the exons ATGGTTGCGCCGGCCGTGCCTGA GCTCACCGAGGAGATTCTTCATGAATCAGTTGACGCTCGATCCGAATCCCTTATTTCCCTTCGCGAGCTTGGCCCTCCCGATCTCGTCCACCTCTTGAAGCATTCTACAAGAAACCCTGGCAAGCAG ATCGGTGTCTACCATCATGTCACCGGTGTCGATGCATCCTCTTCGGCCAGTCTTGCCGCCTACATCAATACCTTGACTTACCGCGAGCATGGCCAGGCCGCGCAAACCAAGATCTCGGAGGGCTTGTATTG CTGTTACAACGCCTTCTCACGACTTGACATGCGAGTCCACGTAACGATACCCGGAACTGTCGAGAGCTACTGCGTAGACGAACGAGGCGATAAGCGTAAGGCTACAGATGACCTGTGGCTAGAGACCTACCTCTGCAGCGTGCTGCGAGCCTACTCTTATGCCGACGATGGAAGCGGAGAGACCATCCGCAAGATCATGGGCGTGCGCAGATTCAACCCCGTCACCAACACCGAAACCGAACATCGTTttctcaacgccgccgaaCAGCTGTTCTTCAGAG GTTGGCAACTCGGTTCCGACAGTGTCGTTCAAGTGCCGAACAATGTCTCGAACCATCTGACCGCTGGCCTCCTCAAGTACTTCCAGACGACGGGGCGCTACGCCTCCGGTATCAACCTCTTTGAAAAGCTCAGGGATCAGAACGTTGAGGTTTCCTCCCTTCTGGCCAAGGTTTTGTTCATGGGCaacgaggaggtcgagggcgtcagAGTGCTTCACCAGGCGCTGAAAGAATCACCCATGGACTATGTCATGCTCGACACCCAAGCCGAATTCCTCCTCAAGAAGGCGCAAACTGCCACAACCCCCGAACagaaagaagagagactTCGCTTGGCTCTGGGCTGTGCCGATCGCAGCACCATTGCCGCCCCGAGCGAATTCGGCACCTGGGCGCGCTTGGCCCAGGTCTACGTGGCAATGGAGGACTGGGAGAACGCCCTCACCATCCTCAACTCTTGCCCAATGTTCACTTACCAGGACAAGGACGCGCCGCAGATGCCGGAACCCAAGGACGTTCATCTGCCGACCCTCCCCGAAACTCGATTGGACGAGATTGACAGCGAGCCCGAGTCCAGGTACTCGGAGCAGGTGGATGCGAGTCTCCTGAACCTGCGAGCTGCGGTTTATAAAGGAACCTTCAAGCAGGCTTATGGCATTCTGACGGAGATGACGTCCAAGATCGGATGGGACCAGCTCCTCAAGATCCGAAGCACTGTGTTTGTGATGGAAGACGAGTACCGTTCCGAGAAGCACGAGACATCGCAGCCTCAACGTAACCCAAGCACGGATGGCCTTCGTGGAACCCCCGACCCCACGACGAACGGCGACCAATCAGACTCGGAgaaggatgacgacgaagatgacgacgagaagCCCAAACCGGCAGACACCGAGTCAACTGCCGAGACGTTGGCGACAAATGGGCAGGCGGAGGGCGAACCCGTGGAGAAGCCCACTCACGCGATAGATCCCGGCGAATTGAAGGGAGATGCGGAAAAC GGCGCACAGACAGATGACCATCTCTCCAAGCTCAACAACAAACGCCTTTGTGAACGCTGGCTGGACAGCCTGTTCATGGTTCTGTACGAGGACCTCCGCGTTTACACGATTTGGCGCACACAGATGGCCCAGTACAGGGCGCAGTCAATGCAGTATAAGAAGTCTGCTGAGGAATGGGAGATTCTTGGATCTCTGGCCGAGAGACTGCAGCACGcagacgaggccgtcgaggcgtACAGGGCTTGTCTCGCCGCACGGTTCAGCCCCAAAGCTTTGACGGGTATCCTCCGTGTATTCGAACAGAACAAGAACACGCGCGAGACGGTCGCGTCAGTCATCCGCCTAGTCACCTGGCAGTACAGGTGGTACTCGGAGTTCTCTCCGGAACTCCTCCATACTATCCGGACGCTCATTGAAGATGAAGGCGCGGTCAAGGTCAGGAGCATCATTCAAGCCACGAGCCTGCCGCAAGAAGTACTCGATCTCACTCACCACTACGCCGCGCTCTGTGCCACTTTCCGCAGCAGCGGCACCGATGGTTAG